Genomic segment of Salvia hispanica cultivar TCC Black 2014 chromosome 2, UniMelb_Shisp_WGS_1.0, whole genome shotgun sequence:
AAATTTGTTCCAGTTTGAACTTTTTCGTCTCATCTTATTAATGTGCAATAAACAGTAATTGTAATACTTAGACGTCTTCCAATAACGCTGTTATGgatgaaaacaaaatacaagAGGAAACATAATTGAAAATCTAAGGTGTTGTGTGTTCCTCAACAGCCTAGATCAAGATATGAGAACTTGAAAAGTAAGACCAAGACAAGGCTACAAAACTTTTTCAAGTCATTACTGTGGTTGGTGgattgttttttgtttaaacTGGTTTCAAGACAAACAAGCATGTGATACAATGAATGCAGCATTCATGGCTGCTGTGATGTCCCAGTAGCTGGAGGGGGTGGAGCTGCAGGCACACTACCTTGATACTGTTGAGGGTAGTGTTGATTAGACGGCGGCACTGGAGGAGGCGGTCCCATGTGGCCATACTGCGGGTAGTATGGTGGGTAAAATTGACCCCGAGGGGGCACCATGCTTGGGTAGCCATACTGCTGAGCTTGTTGATGCTGCTGTTCAGAACCGCTTCTATTTTCATTAGATCCAGAGGACCCGCTGGAAGGCCCCTCTTGAGACCGAATGAGAGCGCCCATCCTCTGGGGATCCATAGAAGGATAATATGCCCTCTCATGCTGAGGCAGAGGAGGAATGTTGAAATATGGCATAGGCGGCGGTTGTGTTTGAGCGCCAGGCGGGGGAGCCTGAAGAGGCTGGTTCTGTTGCTGCGATATGACTGCCCTTGGGAGCAGCCCACTGTGAGTCACTGCTGCTTGCTGATTTGCTTCGTCAGAGCCTTCAGATTCCAGCTTTGGAGCTTGGGGTCTGCCCCACAGTAACTTCATCCTCAAGCCTTTAATAACTAGTTTGTTGGAAAGTTCCTCAGCTGCTTTCTCAGCACCTTCTCGTGTTGTGTAAGTCACGAATGCACAAGCCCTCTGGAGAACCATCTTGACAGACTCAATTTCTCCATGCGCATAGAAGTTGTCTCTTAGATCCTGCTCAGTAATCCTAGCATCAAGCCCTCCCACATACAGCGTTCTAATGCTCTCGTCCTCAGGAGGCTCCAGAGAAGGCATTTCTCCAGCCTTGCTCAATAGCTTCATAGCCACTGGATCATTTACTCTGCAATTGCATGTAACAAGACATCAAAAGACTCAGTATATAATGAGAAGTAAACTAATCGCAGATTTATGCACAGACCAGATCATAGTACTAGTATGACCAGAATAAATTACATAGCTTTTCATCGAACTGGGGAAAGAGGAATTCAAACAGAAAGTAAAACAGATGAAAGATGTAGATACTAACATGTGTACATCCAAAGTGAACAATTATAAGCCAGCATCACAAAGCTGAACAGGGATAAAACGCATAACAGATAAAATATTCAAGTTATCGTACACTGCAGAGGCTTGACAAAAACCACATCTTGATACAAACTATAGCATACGACATGGAATGAACCAGCTGATTTTACTATCCAATCACCAAAATATGCGAGGTATCAAGACACAAACCATTAATTCAGAAGACCAAAATATAGTACAACCAGTGTGATATCATTAGCATTCAGCTGAGAACAAATGCTAATCTGTTGATATATCTCAAAATCGACttgtacatttatttttcagcCTTCATACACAGAAATGCATGCATTTAGATAAGAAAATATCTTTATGTAAGTAAATAACTTTTACATACCCGTAGTAACGATCTTTAATGTTTTGTTGAGACAATTCACCTTCAACAGGCATCTCGTGCCTGTAAGGGCACTCTGGGCCTCTTGTACATTGACCACGAACGAAGAAACTGCAAACATGAGCTCGGTTTCTCTTGTAATATGGTGTAGTTCTCTGGAGTTTCAAAATAGTATCATTTGGGCGAGCCTTTCCAAATGAAGACTCATAATCTATCCCAGCTCTTGCCTGTATCCAACAAGTTATTAGTTATCAAAACTGGAGTATAGATATGCATGAAAACAACccatctaaataaaaaaaaaacacttcaAATCTGCAAGGAGGCAAATGGGTGGGAGGTCATAACCAGCAAACTAGGTCAGaaacaaaacaacacaaaatttcaaaatttgatggTAGTGCCAAACATATCAAAAACATCTCCAGGTGTTAGCTGGGACATTGTTGATCAATATGcagaaacaaaaaacaaatgtATTTGCATTTAACTTTGAGACCTCCTAATCAAATCATTATCTTAATTCATCCCAAATTGGTagtaaaaaaatcatcaagatATGTGCATGGCAAGTGTTTTGAGTGCTTGGATACAGA
This window contains:
- the LOC125207107 gene encoding zinc finger CCCH domain-containing protein 40-like, translating into MAHRLLRDADADGWERSDFPIICESCLGDNPYVRMTKADYDKECKICTRPFTVFRWRPGRDARYKKSEICQTCSKLKNVCQVCLLDLEYGLPVQVRDTALSIDSNDAIPKSDVNREYFAEEHDRKARAGIDYESSFGKARPNDTILKLQRTTPYYKRNRAHVCSFFVRGQCTRGPECPYRHEMPVEGELSQQNIKDRYYGVNDPVAMKLLSKAGEMPSLEPPEDESIRTLYVGGLDARITEQDLRDNFYAHGEIESVKMVLQRACAFVTYTTREGAEKAAEELSNKLVIKGLRMKLLWGRPQAPKLESEGSDEANQQAAVTHSGLLPRAVISQQQNQPLQAPPPGAQTQPPPMPYFNIPPLPQHERAYYPSMDPQRMGALIRSQEGPSSGSSGSNENRSGSEQQHQQAQQYGYPSMVPPRGQFYPPYYPQYGHMGPPPPVPPSNQHYPQQYQGSVPAAPPPPATGTSQQP